A genomic segment from Kyrpidia tusciae DSM 2912 encodes:
- a CDS encoding hydantoinase B/oxoprolinase family protein yields the protein MATRIEDVMDTRRKPIGWNGKTLKQMRKEITELSKKTGHYAGLTSLPLKESDPIRFEKIFSKLRGGIVHARETAKKVAASPIVEQEGELCFSLYTPEADSIVTSTGIIIHVGTMGAAIKFMIQNDYEDNPGIEDGDIFCNNDNSVGNVHTCDVHTIVPIFWEGELVGWAGGVTHVIDTGAVAPGSMAIGPVERYEDGYQVTCRKIGKKDTLLKDWILESQRSIRTTKYWVLDEKTRVAGCHMIRDLVLDVIREEGIDTYKQFIREVIEDGRRGFVNQVKSLLIPGVYRGVSFCDVPMKNNSVPAYAKVDTIMHSPSEITVHKDGTLEIDFEGTNRWGWHSFNATPVSITSGIWVMLSQTLVPNDRINDGPYYASKFGIPRGSWLNPDDIRTAHSETWHALVTAWTPLWRGLSRCYFGRGYLEEVNAGNAHTTNWLQGGGINQYGEIHAVNSFEAAAHGVGASAVKDGISHAAALWNPEGDMGDMEIWELVEPLIYLGRQILPSSGGAGKFRGGNAWQSLRMVWGARDWTMFFSGNGYMCADCGLMGGYPAASGYRFCAHDTDLKERIAKKLPIPTGGDPDPENFAYASLFGAREIHRDKQCVTTEELFHDYDLYLNTLRGGPGFGDPLDRDPAKVEEDLNQGHVLPRYAERVYGAVFERREDGTYVVDADKTRERRQQMKKERISRGVPTKKWMEQERRRILDKEASLQVRHMYASSFAISKKMTENFKRFWNLPEDWMLYEDELEMPVYGAHWAWYRPADRINIKGHTEVLGYGELRTY from the coding sequence ATGGCGACGCGGATCGAAGATGTGATGGATACCAGGCGCAAGCCCATCGGGTGGAACGGGAAAACGCTGAAACAGATGCGTAAAGAGATCACCGAGTTGAGCAAGAAAACGGGCCACTACGCAGGCTTGACCTCCCTGCCCTTAAAAGAGTCGGACCCCATCCGTTTCGAGAAGATCTTTTCGAAGCTCCGGGGCGGGATCGTCCACGCCCGGGAAACGGCGAAAAAGGTGGCGGCCTCGCCGATTGTGGAGCAGGAAGGCGAACTGTGCTTCAGTCTGTACACCCCTGAGGCGGACTCCATCGTCACCTCCACGGGCATCATCATTCACGTGGGCACCATGGGGGCGGCGATCAAGTTCATGATTCAAAACGATTACGAGGACAATCCCGGCATCGAGGACGGGGATATCTTCTGCAACAACGACAACAGCGTCGGCAACGTCCATACCTGTGACGTCCATACGATCGTGCCGATTTTTTGGGAAGGTGAACTGGTCGGATGGGCGGGGGGCGTGACCCACGTCATCGACACCGGGGCCGTGGCGCCGGGAAGCATGGCCATTGGGCCGGTGGAGCGGTATGAAGACGGCTACCAGGTGACATGCCGGAAGATCGGGAAAAAGGACACGCTGCTTAAAGACTGGATCCTGGAGAGCCAGCGCTCGATCCGCACCACCAAGTACTGGGTTTTGGATGAAAAAACCCGGGTGGCGGGTTGTCACATGATCCGGGATCTGGTTTTGGATGTGATTCGAGAGGAAGGGATTGACACTTACAAACAGTTTATCCGGGAGGTGATCGAAGACGGGCGGAGGGGCTTCGTCAATCAGGTGAAATCCCTGCTCATTCCCGGGGTTTATCGGGGTGTGTCCTTCTGTGACGTTCCGATGAAAAATAATAGCGTGCCCGCTTATGCCAAGGTGGACACGATTATGCACTCCCCCTCGGAAATCACGGTCCACAAAGACGGCACTTTGGAAATCGACTTTGAGGGCACGAATCGCTGGGGCTGGCACAGCTTTAACGCCACCCCCGTGTCCATCACCAGCGGCATATGGGTGATGCTCTCCCAGACTTTGGTGCCCAACGACCGCATCAACGACGGGCCATATTACGCGAGTAAATTCGGCATTCCCCGCGGGTCCTGGCTGAACCCGGACGACATCCGCACCGCCCACTCGGAAACCTGGCACGCCTTGGTCACCGCCTGGACACCCCTGTGGCGGGGACTCAGCCGGTGTTATTTTGGCCGAGGTTATCTTGAGGAAGTGAACGCCGGGAATGCCCATACCACCAACTGGCTGCAGGGGGGCGGCATCAATCAATACGGGGAGATTCACGCGGTGAACAGCTTTGAGGCGGCGGCTCACGGAGTGGGGGCCAGCGCCGTCAAAGACGGGATCAGCCACGCCGCGGCGCTTTGGAATCCCGAGGGCGACATGGGGGACATGGAGATCTGGGAGTTGGTGGAACCCCTCATCTACCTCGGTCGCCAAATTCTTCCGAGTTCCGGGGGGGCCGGCAAATTTCGGGGTGGAAATGCGTGGCAGTCCCTGCGCATGGTCTGGGGGGCCAGGGACTGGACGATGTTTTTCTCCGGCAACGGGTATATGTGCGCCGACTGCGGTTTGATGGGCGGGTATCCCGCTGCGTCGGGATATCGGTTTTGCGCCCACGACACCGATTTGAAAGAACGCATTGCGAAAAAACTCCCCATCCCCACCGGCGGAGACCCGGATCCTGAAAACTTCGCCTATGCCTCGCTGTTCGGCGCCCGGGAGATTCACCGCGACAAGCAGTGCGTGACGACGGAGGAACTGTTCCACGATTACGACCTGTACCTGAACACCCTGCGCGGAGGGCCGGGATTCGGGGATCCCCTGGACCGGGACCCGGCAAAAGTCGAGGAAGATTTGAACCAGGGTCATGTGTTGCCCAGGTATGCGGAGCGGGTGTACGGGGCGGTATTCGAACGGCGGGAAGACGGGACATACGTCGTCGATGCGGATAAAACCCGCGAACGGCGGCAGCAGATGAAAAAAGAACGGATATCCCGGGGCGTGCCGACGAAGAAATGGATGGAGCAGGAGCGGCGACGAATCTTAGATAAGGAAGCTTCTCTGCAGGTCCGGCACATGTATGCCAGCAGTTTTGCCATCAGTAAAAAAATGACGGAGAACTTCAAGCGGTTCTGGAACCTTCCCGAAGACTGGATGCTGTACGAAGACGAACTGGAAATGCCGGTCTACGGAGCTCACTGGGCGTGGTACCGGCCGGCGGACCGAATCAACATCAAGGGTCACACCGAGGTGCTCGGCTACGGCGAACTGCGGACCTACTGA
- a CDS encoding sigma-54-dependent Fis family transcriptional regulator, which translates to MYHAHRTVLSLEELSKQRRRLEESWDHFLRDPRAAGNSSIRSVVLESWSRCVQSGVDPRRKATDISLKEDQIKDILQYSQLYELSFPILQDLSLQVKETGYLVTLCDPKGHILFLDGDRQVLKKAERMNFVVGADWSEQSIGTNAIGTCLEVGQPVQIFAAEHFCVGVQDWTCSSAPIRDPISRDIIGVVDVTGLWRDSQPHTLSMVTMACGTIQSRMNQQIAGARLELSEHYQQTQQRYPGNGVMALDAAFHPVAVNEEARRILRRHSGREVEQWWDNERIHAALFASRSPSVDEGMYEVTLEECGIRVVVEEVQWSGRRVGYLLILRPMGSQKTAGGPTVAWGGVIGRSPEILSVISRCDVVAHTDVPVLLLGESGTGKELFARGIHQAGPRRNGPFIAVNCGALQKDLLASELFGYAPGAFTGASKTGKAGKFEEAQNGTLFLDEIGEMPPEFQVHLLRVLQEREVVRLGSSQPIPVNARIIAATHRNLEEMMRRGEFREDLYFRLHVVSLTIPPLRDRRGDIPLLIDHILDQLSKRYHIPRPGLEPEVFDFFVHHYPWPGNVRELKHALEYAVLFCNRVITWRDLPETLRKAAFGDSGRSLTPYVSNVVSTPGDPRPALERSTARPAPRRALPGAVEAVPASKLEPTPESGANPGPVDAAADRQQLLQLLEEVGGNLSEAARRLRIARTTLYRRLDRYGIRKHLKIE; encoded by the coding sequence TTGTATCACGCACATCGCACGGTGTTGTCCCTCGAGGAACTCAGTAAGCAGCGCCGTCGGTTGGAGGAAAGTTGGGACCATTTTTTACGCGATCCCCGGGCGGCAGGAAACTCTTCCATTCGTTCCGTCGTCTTGGAGTCCTGGAGCCGATGTGTACAGTCCGGGGTTGACCCTCGCCGCAAGGCGACGGATATTTCTCTAAAAGAAGATCAGATCAAAGACATTCTTCAATATTCTCAGTTATATGAACTCTCCTTTCCTATTTTGCAGGATTTATCCTTGCAGGTGAAAGAGACGGGTTATCTGGTCACCCTCTGCGATCCCAAGGGCCACATCCTGTTCCTGGACGGGGACCGCCAGGTTCTTAAGAAAGCGGAACGGATGAATTTCGTAGTGGGAGCGGATTGGAGCGAGCAGTCCATCGGGACCAATGCGATCGGCACATGTTTGGAAGTCGGCCAGCCAGTACAGATTTTCGCCGCCGAACATTTTTGTGTGGGGGTGCAGGACTGGACCTGTTCTTCGGCGCCGATTCGGGATCCCATTTCCCGGGACATCATCGGGGTGGTGGATGTCACCGGCCTGTGGCGGGACAGTCAGCCCCATACCCTGAGCATGGTGACCATGGCCTGTGGAACCATCCAGTCCCGGATGAACCAACAGATTGCAGGAGCGCGGTTGGAACTTTCCGAACATTATCAGCAGACCCAGCAGCGATACCCGGGAAACGGCGTGATGGCCCTGGACGCCGCCTTCCATCCAGTGGCCGTCAATGAAGAGGCCAGGCGGATTTTGCGGCGGCATTCCGGTCGGGAAGTGGAGCAGTGGTGGGACAATGAACGAATCCACGCCGCACTGTTTGCATCGCGGAGTCCCTCCGTAGATGAGGGGATGTACGAAGTGACCCTGGAGGAATGCGGGATTCGCGTGGTCGTCGAGGAGGTCCAGTGGTCCGGACGGCGGGTTGGCTACCTCCTGATCCTTCGGCCCATGGGTTCCCAGAAGACGGCGGGAGGCCCCACGGTGGCCTGGGGAGGAGTGATCGGTCGCAGTCCGGAGATTCTCTCGGTCATCTCCCGTTGCGACGTGGTGGCCCATACCGACGTGCCGGTATTGCTGCTCGGGGAAAGCGGGACCGGAAAGGAACTGTTCGCCCGGGGCATCCACCAAGCCGGCCCCCGCCGGAACGGGCCCTTTATTGCCGTCAACTGCGGGGCTCTGCAAAAGGATCTTTTGGCCAGTGAACTGTTCGGTTACGCCCCCGGGGCCTTTACCGGCGCCTCGAAAACGGGGAAGGCGGGGAAGTTCGAGGAGGCCCAAAACGGTACATTGTTTTTGGATGAGATCGGCGAAATGCCCCCAGAATTTCAGGTTCATCTGCTTCGCGTGCTCCAGGAGCGCGAAGTGGTTCGGCTGGGGTCCTCTCAACCGATCCCCGTCAACGCCCGGATCATCGCCGCAACCCACCGAAACCTGGAGGAGATGATGAGAAGAGGGGAATTCCGGGAAGATTTGTATTTCCGCCTGCATGTGGTCAGTTTGACGATTCCACCGCTTCGCGATCGCCGCGGGGACATTCCCCTGCTCATCGACCACATCTTGGACCAGCTGTCCAAGCGCTACCACATTCCCAGACCGGGCCTGGAGCCTGAAGTGTTCGATTTCTTCGTCCACCACTACCCGTGGCCGGGAAACGTGCGGGAACTCAAGCACGCCCTGGAATACGCTGTGCTTTTCTGCAACCGCGTCATCACCTGGCGGGATTTGCCCGAAACCCTGCGCAAAGCCGCGTTCGGCGATTCAGGTCGGTCCCTGACGCCATACGTTTCAAACGTAGTGTCAACACCTGGGGATCCCCGACCGGCTTTGGAGAGATCCACCGCCCGTCCAGCACCGAGGCGTGCCTTACCCGGAGCTGTGGAGGCCGTTCCGGCCTCGAAATTGGAGCCAACCCCTGAATCAGGAGCCAATCCCGGGCCGGTGGACGCCGCAGCGGACCGTCAGCAGCTCTTGCAGCTGTTGGAGGAAGTGGGCGGCAATCTTTCCGAGGCGGCCCGAAGACTTCGCATCGCCCGCACCACCTTGTATCGCCGACTTGACCGATACGGAATCCGCAAGCACCTGAAGATCGAATAG
- a CDS encoding 4Fe-4S dicluster domain-containing protein, translating into MIELETAPRERPPVKWGKVFNQDACIGCHACSTACKSEHLVPLGVNRTYVKQVEVGIYPEVSREFQITRCNQCEDPPCVAICPVSAMFQRPDGIVDFDREVCIGCKACMAACPYDAIYIHPDIHSAEKCNFCAHRIDQGLEPACVAVCPVEAIVVGDLNDPESEVSQLIARNKVDVRKPEKGTNPKVFYVGASDYTLNPTKSSYESMHVYAEQKEGYPVGRKPQKEEGGSRSVAAARLAYDVNHHSPWHWEVSLYTWTKSIAAGVFILFAILTFAGQNLSPAWGIANAVVGGAFLGLTGLLLIADLEHPGRFLRLFTRPQWRSWLARGAMIISGYSIVLLIQFVLSLEGVTTTNTVLSVFGLVLGAFTAMYTAFLFAQAKGRDLWQNPSLPLHLLSQAGLSGAAVYLLLNLFLPLPEGAVPLVQITLIVSLGLHLALVLSEWVIPHTSEGAKIAAEHMFRGRYKGYYWTGVILGAVIPFILSWFTGIPALPVLAGVLGLIGLLAYEHAYVQAGQSVPLS; encoded by the coding sequence ATGATCGAGCTCGAAACAGCGCCCAGAGAACGCCCCCCGGTGAAATGGGGCAAAGTGTTCAACCAGGACGCCTGTATCGGCTGCCACGCCTGCAGCACCGCGTGTAAGTCGGAACACCTGGTGCCCCTCGGCGTGAACCGGACCTATGTCAAACAGGTGGAAGTGGGCATCTACCCCGAGGTGAGCCGGGAGTTTCAAATCACCCGGTGCAATCAGTGCGAGGATCCTCCCTGTGTCGCCATCTGTCCGGTGTCCGCAATGTTTCAGCGGCCCGACGGCATCGTGGATTTTGACCGCGAGGTCTGCATCGGCTGCAAAGCGTGCATGGCGGCCTGTCCTTATGATGCCATTTACATTCATCCGGACATCCACAGTGCGGAAAAATGCAATTTTTGCGCACACCGGATCGATCAGGGGCTGGAGCCGGCCTGTGTGGCCGTCTGTCCGGTGGAGGCGATCGTGGTCGGCGACCTCAACGACCCCGAGAGTGAGGTTTCCCAGCTTATCGCCCGGAATAAAGTCGATGTCCGCAAGCCCGAGAAAGGCACCAATCCAAAAGTTTTTTACGTCGGAGCCAGCGATTACACTCTCAATCCGACCAAGAGCAGTTACGAGTCGATGCACGTGTACGCCGAACAAAAAGAAGGCTATCCGGTCGGCCGAAAGCCCCAGAAAGAGGAAGGCGGCTCCCGGTCGGTGGCCGCAGCTCGGCTGGCCTACGATGTCAACCATCACTCCCCTTGGCACTGGGAGGTCTCCTTGTACACCTGGACAAAGTCCATTGCGGCTGGAGTGTTCATTCTATTTGCCATTCTCACCTTTGCCGGACAAAACCTCTCCCCGGCCTGGGGGATCGCCAACGCCGTGGTCGGAGGCGCCTTTTTGGGCCTGACCGGTTTGCTGTTGATTGCAGACCTGGAGCACCCCGGACGATTTCTCCGGCTGTTTACCCGGCCTCAATGGCGATCGTGGCTGGCCCGGGGGGCGATGATCATTTCGGGCTACAGCATCGTGCTGTTGATTCAATTTGTGCTCAGCCTGGAGGGCGTGACGACCACCAACACCGTGTTGTCCGTTTTCGGCCTGGTCCTTGGGGCCTTTACCGCTATGTACACCGCATTTTTGTTCGCCCAGGCCAAAGGGCGGGATCTCTGGCAGAATCCGAGCCTGCCGCTCCACTTGTTGTCCCAAGCCGGGCTGAGCGGCGCGGCGGTTTACCTGCTGTTGAACCTGTTCCTGCCGCTACCCGAAGGGGCCGTGCCCCTGGTTCAGATCACGTTGATCGTCTCTTTGGGCTTGCACCTGGCCCTGGTGCTCAGCGAATGGGTGATCCCCCATACGTCCGAAGGGGCCAAAATCGCTGCCGAGCATATGTTCCGCGGGCGGTATAAGGGCTACTACTGGACCGGGGTGATCCTCGGGGCGGTGATCCCGTTCATTCTGTCCTGGTTTACCGGGATTCCCGCACTGCCGGTTCTCGCGGGAGTACTCGGCCTCATAGGCCTGTTGGCTTATGAACACGCCTATGTGCAAGCGGGGCAATCGGTGCCGTTGAGTTAA
- a CDS encoding Nramp family divalent metal transporter — protein sequence MAISGKRRGFRALLPFVGPAFVASVAYMDPGNYATNIESGSQFGYQMLWVVVMANLMAMLIQSMSAKLGIATGKNLPELCRDHFPKGVSVTLWIVSELAAMATDLAEFLGATLALHLLFHIPMLVAVLITGVVTYLLLTLERFGFRPLEKVIAGLVAVIGLSYLVETILSKPEWGQVVYHSVVPWLGPQESVMLAVGVIGATVMPHVVYLHSGLTQRRIIPRDDREKRMINRFSVKEVVIAMGIAGLINLSMMYMAASVFYASGHTAVADITTAYQTLTPLLGPAAATVFLISLLASGLSSSTVGTMAGQVIMQGFVGFTIPVWLRRVVTMIPAVIVVALGVDPTRTLVISQVVLSLVLPVPVITLIYFARRRDIMGILVNRRLTTWVASVVAAVVTVLNALLIYQALGGPAPFLGN from the coding sequence ATGGCCATAAGCGGCAAAAGAAGAGGCTTTCGGGCGCTCTTGCCCTTTGTCGGTCCGGCCTTCGTCGCGTCGGTGGCGTACATGGATCCCGGAAACTACGCCACCAACATTGAAAGTGGCTCCCAGTTCGGATACCAGATGCTCTGGGTGGTGGTGATGGCGAACTTAATGGCCATGCTGATCCAGAGCATGTCCGCAAAGCTGGGCATCGCAACGGGGAAAAACCTGCCGGAATTGTGCAGGGATCATTTTCCAAAAGGCGTTTCAGTCACCTTATGGATCGTGTCGGAGTTGGCCGCCATGGCCACGGATTTGGCCGAATTTCTTGGAGCGACCCTGGCTTTGCACTTGCTTTTCCACATCCCGATGTTGGTGGCGGTCCTCATCACAGGGGTGGTCACTTACCTTCTTCTGACCTTGGAGCGATTCGGATTCCGACCGTTGGAAAAGGTCATTGCCGGATTGGTGGCCGTGATTGGACTGAGTTATCTGGTGGAGACGATCCTTTCCAAGCCGGAATGGGGCCAGGTTGTGTACCACAGTGTGGTGCCCTGGCTCGGACCCCAAGAAAGTGTCATGTTGGCCGTGGGCGTGATCGGGGCCACGGTGATGCCTCACGTGGTGTACTTGCATTCGGGACTGACCCAGCGCCGGATCATTCCCCGGGACGACCGGGAAAAGCGGATGATCAATCGGTTCAGTGTCAAAGAAGTGGTGATCGCCATGGGGATTGCCGGGCTGATCAACCTTTCGATGATGTACATGGCGGCATCGGTGTTTTACGCCAGCGGTCATACCGCGGTGGCCGACATCACCACGGCGTATCAAACGCTGACCCCCCTTTTGGGCCCGGCGGCGGCGACGGTGTTTTTGATCTCCCTCCTGGCTTCGGGCCTATCCAGTTCGACGGTGGGGACGATGGCAGGGCAGGTGATCATGCAGGGATTCGTGGGGTTCACGATTCCGGTGTGGCTGCGGCGGGTGGTGACGATGATTCCCGCGGTTATCGTGGTGGCCTTGGGGGTGGATCCCACCCGGACGCTCGTGATCAGTCAGGTGGTGCTGAGTTTGGTCCTGCCGGTTCCGGTCATCACCTTGATCTATTTTGCCAGGAGAAGAGACATCATGGGAATCCTGGTGAACCGCCGGCTGACGACCTGGGTGGCGAGCGTCGTGGCGGCGGTGGTGACGGTGCTGAACGCCCTCCTCATCTATCAAGCTTTGGGTGGCCCGGCGCCTTTCTTGGGCAATTGA
- a CDS encoding hydantoinase/oxoprolinase family protein has product MARSQILAIDAGGTMTDTFIIDENGEFVVGKAQSTPEDESVGLINSARDALNHWGTKVEEELPHLVAGVYSGTAMLNRLVSRKGRRVGLIVNKGMEDNHRMGRAVQSYLGYSYSDRIHINTHHFDPPLVPRELTVGVTERVDMFGNVVIPLYEHEVEPAIRTLLEKNVEAIVISLLHSYKYPEHERRIRDIAREMIRQANLDIPVFASVDYYPVRKESHRTNTAIVEAYAADPSRVTLQRIENKLRDHGSKFDLRIMASHGGTIGIRANELARTLVSGPIGGVIGAKYLGEHLGLANIACSDIGGTSFDIALITQGDLSINPSPDMARLVLSVPLVSMDTTGAGTGSFVRVDPNYGNLTLGPDSAGSRVGVCYPEGGVDTVTVSDCHVVLGLINPNNFLGGEVKLYPERAYAALKEQVADPLGLSVEDAAFGVIQLLESQLRNYLESMILGKGYTPSQYVCFSYGGGGPLHTAGYTKGLGFEDVLVPAWAAGFSAFGCGAADFEYRYDKTLDINVPDGASDEVVMEAGRELQAAWDELTDKVADEFAKSGYSKQNVNFRLFYRMQYQGQLNDLEIEAPIRRFDGPGDWRALVRTFEDVYSRVYAKSALSPELGYSVTGAIVRGVVDVPKPKIPQEPLAGETPPREALVGTRRVYWNGEWTEADIWEMEKLKPGNRIRAFAIIESPATTFVIPPGFETVLDAHRIFHLKEV; this is encoded by the coding sequence TTGGCCAGATCCCAAATTCTCGCCATTGATGCCGGCGGCACCATGACCGACACTTTCATCATTGATGAGAACGGTGAATTTGTCGTCGGCAAAGCGCAATCCACCCCGGAGGACGAATCCGTGGGTCTCATCAATTCCGCCCGGGATGCGTTGAATCACTGGGGAACAAAGGTCGAAGAGGAATTGCCCCATTTGGTGGCCGGGGTATACTCCGGGACTGCCATGCTCAATCGTTTGGTATCGCGGAAGGGGCGCCGGGTGGGGCTCATCGTCAATAAGGGCATGGAAGATAACCACCGCATGGGTCGGGCCGTCCAGTCGTACCTCGGTTACTCGTACTCCGACCGGATTCACATCAACACCCACCATTTTGACCCACCCCTGGTCCCGAGAGAATTGACCGTGGGGGTGACCGAACGGGTGGACATGTTCGGCAATGTGGTGATTCCCCTGTACGAACACGAGGTGGAACCGGCCATCCGCACCCTTCTTGAGAAAAATGTGGAAGCGATAGTCATCAGCCTGCTCCATTCCTACAAATATCCGGAGCACGAGCGGCGGATCCGGGATATAGCCCGGGAAATGATTCGCCAGGCGAACCTCGACATCCCGGTGTTCGCGTCGGTGGATTATTATCCCGTGCGAAAAGAGTCCCACCGGACCAACACCGCCATCGTCGAAGCCTATGCCGCCGATCCCTCCCGCGTCACCCTGCAGCGCATCGAAAATAAACTGCGGGATCACGGCAGCAAATTTGACCTCCGGATCATGGCCAGCCACGGGGGAACCATCGGCATTCGGGCGAACGAGCTCGCCCGCACCCTGGTCTCGGGCCCGATCGGCGGCGTTATCGGGGCGAAATACCTGGGCGAGCACCTCGGCCTTGCCAACATTGCCTGTTCGGACATCGGGGGCACCAGTTTTGACATCGCCCTGATCACCCAAGGAGATCTCAGCATCAACCCCAGCCCGGACATGGCGCGCCTCGTCCTCTCCGTTCCTTTGGTGTCCATGGATACCACGGGGGCCGGAACGGGCAGTTTCGTCCGGGTGGATCCGAACTACGGCAACCTGACCTTAGGTCCGGACAGCGCCGGGTCCAGGGTGGGCGTCTGTTATCCCGAAGGGGGCGTGGACACGGTCACCGTTTCGGACTGCCACGTGGTGCTCGGCCTCATCAACCCGAACAACTTCCTCGGCGGCGAGGTAAAATTGTACCCCGAGCGCGCCTACGCGGCCCTTAAAGAACAGGTGGCGGATCCTCTGGGCCTGTCCGTGGAAGACGCGGCTTTCGGCGTCATCCAGTTGTTGGAGTCCCAACTGCGCAACTACTTGGAGTCGATGATCCTCGGCAAAGGGTATACCCCTTCGCAATATGTGTGCTTCTCCTATGGAGGTGGGGGGCCCCTGCACACTGCCGGGTACACCAAGGGGCTCGGATTCGAGGACGTCTTGGTGCCGGCCTGGGCGGCGGGGTTCTCGGCCTTCGGCTGCGGTGCGGCGGATTTTGAGTATCGGTATGATAAAACCCTGGACATTAACGTTCCCGATGGGGCCAGTGATGAGGTGGTCATGGAAGCCGGCAGGGAACTGCAGGCTGCCTGGGATGAATTGACAGATAAAGTAGCAGACGAATTCGCAAAAAGCGGGTATTCGAAACAAAACGTTAACTTCCGCCTGTTTTACCGGATGCAGTACCAAGGGCAGTTAAATGATCTGGAAATCGAAGCCCCGATCCGGCGGTTCGACGGTCCTGGCGACTGGAGAGCGCTGGTGCGGACCTTCGAGGATGTCTACAGCCGGGTGTACGCCAAATCCGCCCTGTCACCGGAATTGGGGTACAGCGTCACCGGAGCTATCGTCCGGGGCGTGGTGGACGTGCCAAAACCCAAAATCCCCCAAGAGCCCCTGGCTGGGGAAACGCCGCCCCGGGAGGCCTTGGTGGGAACCCGCCGGGTGTATTGGAACGGTGAGTGGACCGAGGCGGACATCTGGGAGATGGAAAAATTAAAGCCCGGCAACCGGATTCGCGCTTTTGCGATCATTGAGTCTCCGGCGACCACCTTCGTGATTCCGCCGGGATTCGAAACGGTGTTGGATGCCCATCGGATTTTCCACCTCAAAGAAGTATAA
- a CDS encoding acetone carboxylase subunit gamma, translated as MAKYDRKTIEELVDGKLEFYKIKEMLSSHKDPERFDIYLQILQERVPWDDPILLPAGLHLYIVQKSNGDRVVKCECGHEFCDYRDNWKLYALIYVRDTEEKLNEIYPKLLAPDPEWQVIREYYCPSCGTQLEVEAVTPWYPVIHDFEPDIDAFYEEWLGRPVPGSQGK; from the coding sequence TTGGCGAAATACGACCGGAAAACCATCGAAGAGCTGGTCGACGGAAAACTCGAGTTTTATAAAATTAAAGAGATGCTCTCCAGTCACAAAGATCCGGAACGCTTTGATATCTATCTGCAAATTCTGCAGGAGCGGGTGCCCTGGGACGACCCGATTCTGCTCCCGGCGGGATTGCACCTGTATATCGTTCAAAAATCAAACGGCGACCGGGTGGTAAAATGTGAGTGCGGCCATGAATTTTGCGATTATCGCGATAACTGGAAGTTGTATGCGCTGATCTATGTGCGGGACACCGAAGAGAAACTGAATGAAATCTACCCGAAATTGTTGGCGCCGGATCCGGAGTGGCAGGTGATTCGCGAGTACTACTGCCCGAGCTGCGGCACCCAACTGGAGGTGGAGGCGGTGACGCCGTGGTATCCCGTGATCCACGACTTTGAACCGGACATCGACGCTTTTTACGAGGAGTGGTTGGGCCGGCCTGTGCCCGGTTCGCAAGGGAAATAA